The Arctopsyche grandis isolate Sample6627 chromosome 12, ASM5162203v2, whole genome shotgun sequence genome includes the window gtttatgtatttcaatatcgtacacccgtcgcattggagcaaatctgtaatggcgagtgtgtattgatttgtgacaataaaataaaataaataaataaatatgtatatcgatttcgaatacgatttcgattcctttttctattccagttccggattcatttttcagttccggatctgtattcttttttcagttccggattcagattcctttttcagttccagatccggatgcctttttcagttccaattcccgattctcgatttctatttcagttccgattccgattaattattactacacgtattgtaactttattttaaatcatgtatcaattactGAAacttcaacgggcacaacactagttatattaTAATGAACGGATTAAGCTAGACATGCAAACGTCTATACTAAcgataatatcatattaatttacatttttttcttaaatgtaATACTAACAAGTTTCACAGCATTCTTGTaacttgataaaaaataaaattatgtaacgattcgttatataattttatgtcgatgctgtttttttaataagtatttgtatgtttttttagaaaaaaatctgaattttaCTTTGTAACCAAGTTTTGATCTGAAAATAACTTACCGTGCCAACCTGTCCAACGACTAAGCCGAGATCGGAGCTTTGATCCCAAATGCACACCGGTTGGATCGAATCGTCAAATTCGACCGTATCAACATACAAAATGGCTATGTCATTATTCAAATTCGATCCATTGAACATTGGATGAACGTAAATGTACTTCACATTCATTATTTTGGCATCTGTGTCAGCCCAATTTTGAAGATTGTAAGCACCCAATTTCACCACAAGGTCTTCGGGTTGGGTCATGGTATTGCTTCTTTCCCTCACGCAATGTGCAGctgaaaattaacaaaaaatcgtcaataaaatcgatttaaacattcgtttgtatttgttttttttagctAAACTACCTGTAACAATATGATTGTGAGATATCAATGAACCAGAACAGATAAATTCCAAGCCAgtgttttttttgtgaaacATTGCACTTAACCAAGGCCAATCTTTTGGATTCGTCTCGGAGCCACTCACGATCAGAGCATTCGATTTTTTATGGGAAACTCCGCATGTTGCTGAAAAATCACTGATAATTCAAAAGCAGTAAATTAGTTGGGAATtttgatctatatatgtatgtaaatttgttgaATATAATTTGCTCAATTACCTATTCGGACTAACATTAAATGAAGATGCCTCCGTAGTGGTCCTAGTAGCTATAGTGCGTTTTGTTGTACTTCTCGGGTATTCTTCAGTCGAATATTCTAATTGGAACGGAacatttttattggattttgtTGTATATTCTGTATACTGATCATTAGTTTCACGTATTGGAAAATTGTCATTGTTTTCATCTTCTCCTTGATCGTTTGACAGTGGTATGATATCGTTCGAAAAtctatgatttaatttaatggtTGTTATGTATTGGCCAatagctgaaataaaaaaataacagttaCACTTTTATACTTTTCGTATATTCTAATCGTCGTTTTAAATTAACCAACCTCCTGGACCAGAGCATAACACCTTCTTATTCACTGATATGGAAGTTATACTAGGTAGTGGTCGAGAGAGTGGAAAATACACCCGATAATTCAGCGATTCACCCTTAGAAAGCTTTTGGGCAAGCTCTTGCTGGTTTCCGAATAATTCCAATCGCCCAACGTAGTTCTGTAATATACAAAAGgattatgatataaaaattataatggaAAAGGCTATATGTTTTAACAATTTACAAAGTTGGGTATGaacaaatgtttatttatttaagtttaagtttgaaccAATTTGGCATTATATGagtccctaatgcaccacaatggtcgaagaaatgcagagagatgagaaaaataaaaatatatacaaatgtatatatgtacacagacaaatatatatttatacataatcataaaaaacaatagcataaaaaaatatagcaaagtaaaaatatcgaataataaaatacagagTAGGGTATGTCTTTCAACTACAGCCAGCACgaatatattgttacgtacaccgccgaatagttgcaatcggattaggccgagtagcatcccagagactgtgtgaccgttataattg containing:
- the LOC143920109 gene encoding serine protease gd-like — protein: MVLSWLCVIVITLSTIVVAQEILETAPESPCPKIMKYATNGRIWYGKIRIPSASFGSQIKLEVKMSIDAQLPTNYVGRLELFGNQQELAQKLSKGESLNYRVYFPLSRPLPSITSISVNKKVLCSGPGAIGQYITTIKLNHRFSNDIIPLSNDQGEDENNDNFPIRETNDQYTEYTTKSNKNVPFQLEYSTEEYPRSTTKRTIATRTTTEASSFNVSPNSDFSATCGVSHKKSNALIVSGSETNPKDWPWLSAMFHKKNTGLEFICSGSLISHNHIVTAAHCVRERSNTMTQPEDLVVKLGAYNLQNWADTDAKIMNVKYIYVHPMFNGSNLNNDIAILYVDTVEFDDSIQPVCIWDQSSDLGLVVGQVGTVLGWGRDESLVVTPSPKMAELPIVSTETCRASNPDFFLFTFDTTLCAGNKDGTGPCNGDSGGGMYLSNNGKWTLRGIVSNSLVDRSSGGSTQCTLKDYVIFTDAAKYRDWIMKISVHASTVFSLLRLHLHFKLLLFEEIVKSRTERNLSASCPRDEMVVR